A part of Mustela erminea isolate mMusErm1 chromosome 9, mMusErm1.Pri, whole genome shotgun sequence genomic DNA contains:
- the ROBO3 gene encoding roundabout homolog 3 isoform X1, whose protein sequence is MLRYLLKTLLQMNLFADSLAGDVSNSSDLLFGLNSSVAALNHSLLPPGDPSFNASRVEPEDAMPRIVEQPPDLLVSRGEPATLPCRAEGRPRPNIEWYKNGARVATAREDPRAHRLLLPSGALFFPRIVHGRRARPDEGVYTCVARNYLGAAASRNASLEVAVLRDDFRQSPGNVEVAVGEPAVMECVPPRGHPEPSVSWKKDSARLKEEEGRITIRGGKLMMSHTLKSDAGLYVCVASNMAGERESGAAELVVLERPSFLRRPVNQVVLADAPVDFPCEVQGDPPPRLRWRKEDGELPTGRYEIRSDHSLWIGRVSADDEGTYTCVAENSVGRAEASGSLTVHVPPQLVTQPQDQMAAPGESVAFQCETKGNPPPAIFWQKEGSQVLLFPSQPLQPKGRFSVSPSGQLNITSVQSGDAGYYVCQAVSVAGSILAKALLEVKRASSLDGLPPIILQGPANQTLALGSSVWLPCRVTGNPQPSVQWKKDGQWLQGDDLQLNLMANGTLYIASVQETDMGFYSCVAKSFTGEATWSSWLRKREDWGVSPEPPTEPSIPPGPPSQPVVTEITKNSITLTWEPNPQAGATVTSYVIEAFSQAAGNTWRTVADGVQLETHTVGGLQPNTIYLFLVRAVGAWGLSEPSPVSEPVRTQDSNPSRPVEDPWRGQRGLAEVAVRMQEPRVLGPRTLQVSWTVDGPVQLVQGFRVSWRVAGPDGGSWTVLDLQSPTQQSTVLRGLPPGTQIQIKVQAQGQEGLGTESPVVTGIIPEEAPSGPPQGVTVALGGEGNSSVTVSWEPPLPSQQNGVIKEYQIWCLGNESRFHLNRSAAGWARSAVLQRLLPGLLYRTQVAAVTGAGVGVASVPVSVQLPNPPESEPGLEVGRGLAERLARVLREPAFLAGSGAACGALLLGLCAVLYRRRRQRKELSHYTASFAYTPAGKLSLLQWGSDPKYGPFSHPVSPSSSQCPSHTQRASLEPVPGNPCNPSSKDNPPPSSDHSPSSSGLPATYCLPRATLKFTITALQFLITLKFASRFRLWVPSVHVLSLRPPMGLGPAPYPWLADSWPHPSRSPSAQEPRGSCCPSNPDPDDRYYNEAGISLYLAQTARGTAAPTEGPVYSTIEPPGEELQTFHGGFPPNPSGDPGTWNQYAPPEWIQGDSGARGGKVKLLGKPVQMPSLSWPEALPPPPPSSELSCLEGTEEELEGGSEPEEWCPPTPERSHAAEPSSSGVCLVPPSQGEAPSPTSSYGQQSTATLTPSPPDPPQPPTDIPHLHQMPRRVPLGPSSPLSVSQPTLSSHEGRPVGLGAGTTVSHHLSPSPVLSTASSAPGRTRQVPGEMTPPLQGPRARIRKPKALPYRREHSPGDLPPPPLPPPEEETSWALGLRAAGSMSSLERERERSGERRTVQAGPPGAQRGPHLDEEAWLPYSRPGFLSRGQATSTCSTAGSNSSRGSSSSRGSRGPGRSRSRSRSQRPGQKRGEEPR, encoded by the exons ATGCTGCGCTACCTGCTCAAAACACTGCTTCAAATGAACTTATTCGCGGACTCGCTGGCGGGGGACGTCTCCAACTCCAGCGACCTGCTCTTCGGCCTCAACTCCTCGGTGGCGGCGCTCAACCACAGCCTGCTGCCCCCCGGCGATCCTTCTTTCAATG CGTCAAGGGTCGAGCCGGAGGACGCGATGCCGCGCATCGTGGAGCAGCCGCCAGATCTGTTGGTCTCCCGAGGCGAGCCGGCCACGCTGCCCTGCCGTGCCGAGGGCCGGCCCCGGCCCAACATCGAATGGTACAAGAATGGGGCTCGAGTGGCCACTGCACGCGAGGATCCGCGCGCGCACCGCCTGCTGCTGCCCAGCGGCGCCCTCTTCTTCCCGCGCATCGTGCACGGGCGCCGCGCGCGCCCCGACGAGGGAGTCTATACTTGTGTGGCGCGCAACTACCTGGGCGCAGCGGCCAGTAGAAATGCCTCGCTGGAAGTGGCAG tcCTCCGTGATGATTTCCGGCAGTCTCCTGGAAACGTGGAGGTGGCAGTGGGGGAGCCAGCGGTAATGGAATGCGTGCCTCCCCGTGGCCACCCAGAGCCTTCCGTGTCCTGGAAGAAGGACAGTGCAAGActcaaggaggaggaggggaggatcACG ATCCGTGGAGGGAAGCTGATGATGTCACATACACTCAAGAGTGACGCAgggctgtatgtgtgtgtggcctCCAACATGGCAGGAGAACGGGAGAGTGGGGCCGCTGAACTTGTGGTACTGG AGCGACCCTCGTTCCTGCGTAGACCAGTGAATCAGGTGGTCCTGGCCGACGCCCCCGTGGATTTCCCATGCGAGGTGCAGGgggaccccccaccccgtctACGCTGGCGCAAGGAGGATGGGGAACTGCCCACAGGCAG GTATGAGATCCGGAGTGACCACAGCCTTTGGATCGGGCGTGTGAGTGCTGACGACGAGGGGACCTACACCTGTGTGGCTGAGAACAGCGTGGGCCGCGCGGAAGCATCTGGCTCCCTCACTGTTCATG tcCCACCCCAGCTGGTGACCCAGCCCCAGGACCAGATGGCAGCTCCTGGTGAGAGCGTGGCTTTCCAGTGTGAGACCAAAGGAAATCCCCCACCTGCCATCTTCTGGCAAAAAGAGGGAAGTCAA GTTCTGCTTTTCCCCAGTCAGCCACTTCAACCCAAGGGGCGCTTCTCAGTGTCTCCCAGTGGCCAGCTCAACATTACCTCTGTGCAGAGCGGGGATGCTGGCTACTATGTGTGTCAGGCTGTTAGTGTGGCCGGCAGCATCCTGGCCAAGGCCCTATTGGAGGTAAAAAGAG CCTCCTCCTTGGATGGGCTGCCTCCCATCATCCTCCAGGGACCAGCCAATCAGACGCTGGCACTTGGCTCCTCTGTGTGGCTGCCATGCAGAGTGACTGGGAATCCTCAACCTAGTGTCCAGTGGAAGAAGGATGGGCAGTGGCTGCAGGGGGATGACCTCCAGCTCAACCTCATGGCCAACGGTACCCTGTACATCGCCAGCGTGCAG GAGACGGACATGGGTTTCTACAGCTGTGTGGCCAAGAGTTTCACCGGGGAGGCCACGTGGAGCAGCTGGCTTAGGAAGCGGG AAGATTGGGGAGTATCGCCAGAGCCCCCTACCGAACCCAGTATCCCTCCGGGGCCTCCCTCTCAGCCAGTGGTCACTGAGATCACCAAGAACAGCATTACCCTGACCTGGGAGCCCAACCCGCAGGCAGGGGCCACAGTCACCTCCTATGTGATAGAGGCCTTCAG CCAAGCAGCTGGCAACACATGGCGGACGGTGGCTGATGGCGTGCAACTGGAGACACACACAGTCGGTGGTCTGCAGCCCAACACCATCTATCTGTTCCTGGTGCGCGCTGTGGGAGCCTGGGGCCTCAGTGAGCCCAGCCCCGTCTCTGAGCCTGTGCGCACCCAGG ACAGCAACCCATCCAGGCCTGTGGAGGACCCTTGGAGAGGACAGCGGGGGCTGGCCGAAGTGGCTGTGCGCATGCAGGAGCCCAGAGTCCTTGGGCCCCGGACCTTGCAGGTGTCCTGGACT GTAGATGGTCCAGTCCAGCTGGTGCAAGGTTTCCGGGTGTCTTGGAGGGTAGCAGGTCCTGATGGGGGAAGTTGGACTGTACTGGACCTACAGTCCCCAACCCAGCAAAGTACTGTGCTGAGAGGACTCCCGCCAGGGACCCAAATTCAGATCAAGGTGCAAGCGCAAggccaggaggggctggggactgAAAGTCCCGTGGTGACCGGGATCATTCCTGAGGAAG CCCCCAGTGGTCCCCCTCAGGGAGTAACGGTGGCCTTGGGGGGTGAAGGCAACAGCAGTGTCACGGTGTCCTGGGAACCTCCACTCCCTTCCCAGCAAAATGGGGTCATCAAGGAATACCAG ATCTGGTGCCTGGGCAATGAGAGCCGCTTCCACCTCAACCGGTCCGCGGCAGGCTGGGCACGTTCCGCGGTGCTCCAGAGACTGCTGCCCGGTCTTCTCTACCGGACCCAGGTCGCGGCGGTCACCGGCGCTGGCGTGGGCGTGGCCAGTGTCCCGGTGTCGGTGCAGCTGC CTAACCCGCCGGAATCGGAGCCTGGGCTGGAGGTGGGCCGGGGGCTGGCGGAGCGGCTGGCGAGGGTGCTGCGGGAGCCTGCCTTCCTCGCGGGCAGCGGCGCCGCCTGCGGGGCGCTGCTGCTCGGGCTCTGCGCCGTCCTTTACCGGCGCCGGAGGCAGCGCAAGGAGCTCAGTCACTACACCG CCTCCTTTGCCTACACACCTGCAGGTAAGCTATCTCTGCTCCAGTGGGGCTCAGACCCCAAGTACGGGCCCTTCTCTCACCCAGTCTCCCCCTCATCTTCCCAGTGTCCTTCCCACACTCAGAGGGCCTCTCTGGAGCCAGTTCCAGGTAATCCTTGTAATCCATCTTCCAAGGACAATCCCCCTCCATCAAGCGAccattctccttcctcctcaggcCTCCCTGCCACCTACTGTCTCCCACGTGCCACCCTCAAATTCACCATTACTGCCCTACAATTCCTGATTACTCTTAAATTCGCTAGCCGGTTCAGGCTCTGGGTCCCTAGCGTTCACGTGCTTTCCCTCAGGCCACCCATGGGCCTTGGCCCCGCCCCCTACCCTTGGCTAGCAGACTCGTGGCCCCACCCATCTCGAAGCCCCtcagcccaggagcccagggggAGCTGCTGCCCCAGCAATCCTGACCCAGACGACAGATATTACAATG aAGCAGGGATCTCCCTGTACCTGGCTCAGACGGCCCGGGGCACTGCCGCCCCTACCGAGGGTCCTGTCTACAGCACCATTGAGCCACCTGGGGAGGAGCTGCAGACCTTCCATGGGGGTTTCCCCCCAAATCCCTCAGGGGATCCAGGCACCTGGAACCAGTATGCTCCTCCTGAATGGATCCAGGGGGACAGCG GAGCCAGGGGAGGCAAAGTAAAGCTTCTGGGAAAACCTGTGCAGATGCCCTCTCTCAGCTGGCCAGAAGCCCTgccaccacctcctccttcctctgaacTGAGCTGCCTAGAGGGGACTGAGGAAGAGCTGGAGGGCGG ctcAGAGCCAGAGGAGTGGTGCCCACCAACGCCTGAGCGGAGCCATGCGGCAGAGCCTAGCTCCAGTGGAGTGTGCTTGGTCCCTCCATCCCAAGgggaagccccctcccccacatcttcCTATGGACAGCAGTCCACAGCCACTCTTACCCCCTCACCTCCtgaccctccccagcctcccactgACATTCCCCATCTCCACCAGATGCCCAG GAGGGTGCCCCTTGGGCCAAGTTCCCCTCTCAGTGTATCCCAGCCCACTCTGAGTAGCCACGAAGGAAGGCCTGTTGGCCTGGGTGCTGGCACCACAGTCTCCCATCACCTCAGCCCCAGCCCTGTCCTCAGTACAGCCAGCAGTGCCCCAG GGAGAACCCGGCAGGTGCCTGGGGAGATGACTCCTCCACTTCAAGGGCCCCGTGCCCGAATCCGGAAACCCAAGGCTCTTCCCTATCGTCGGGAGCACAGTCCTGGCG ACTTGCCCCCACCACCCTTGCCACCACCAGAGGAAGAGACAAGCTGGGCCTTAGGGctgagagcagcaggcagcaTGTCCTCCTTGGAACGGGAGCGGGAGCgcagtggggagaggagaacGGTGCAGGCTGGGCCTCCAGGGGCCCAGCGGGGTCCCCACCTGGATG AAGAAGCCTGGCTCCCCTACAGCCGACCGGGCTTCCTGTCCCGGGGCCAGGCCACCAGCACCTGTTCCACAGCAGGCAGTAACTCTTCCAGAGGCTCGAGCAGCTCTCGAGGCTCCCGGGGCCCTGGCCGGAgtcggagccggagccggagccaaAGGCCGGGACAAAAACGTGGAGAG gaaCCAAGATGA
- the ROBO3 gene encoding roundabout homolog 3 isoform X6 yields MLRYLLKTLLQMNLFADSLAGDVSNSSDLLFGLNSSVAALNHSLLPPGDPSFNASRVEPEDAMPRIVEQPPDLLVSRGEPATLPCRAEGRPRPNIEWYKNGARVATAREDPRAHRLLLPSGALFFPRIVHGRRARPDEGVYTCVARNYLGAAASRNASLEVAVLRDDFRQSPGNVEVAVGEPAVMECVPPRGHPEPSVSWKKDSARLKEEEGRITIRGGKLMMSHTLKSDAGLYVCVASNMAGERESGAAELVVLERPSFLRRPVNQVVLADAPVDFPCEVQGDPPPRLRWRKEDGELPTGRYEIRSDHSLWIGRVSADDEGTYTCVAENSVGRAEASGSLTVHVPPQLVTQPQDQMAAPGESVAFQCETKGNPPPAIFWQKEGSQVLLFPSQPLQPKGRFSVSPSGQLNITSVQSGDAGYYVCQAVSVAGSILAKALLEVKRASSLDGLPPIILQGPANQTLALGSSVWLPCRVTGNPQPSVQWKKDGQWLQGDDLQLNLMANGTLYIASVQETDMGFYSCVAKSFTGEATWSSWLRKREDWGVSPEPPTEPSIPPGPPSQPVVTEITKNSITLTWEPNPQAGATVTSYVIEAFSQAAGNTWRTVADGVQLETHTVGGLQPNTIYLFLVRAVGAWGLSEPSPVSEPVRTQDSNPSRPVEDPWRGQRGLAEVAVRMQEPRVLGPRTLQVSWTVDGPVQLVQGFRVSWRVAGPDGGSWTVLDLQSPTQQSTVLRGLPPGTQIQIKVQAQGQEGLGTESPVVTGIIPEEAPSGPPQGVTVALGGEGNSSVTVSWEPPLPSQQNGVIKEYQIWCLGNESRFHLNRSAAGWARSAVLQRLLPGLLYRTQVAAVTGAGVGVASVPVSVQLPNPPESEPGLEVGRGLAERLARVLREPAFLAGSGAACGALLLGLCAVLYRRRRQRKELSHYTASFAYTPAGKLSLLQWGSDPKYGPFSHPVSPSSSQCPSHTQRASLEPVPEAGISLYLAQTARGTAAPTEGPVYSTIEPPGEELQTFHGGFPPNPSGDPGTWNQYAPPEWIQGDSGARGGKVKLLGKPVQMPSLSWPEALPPPPPSSELSCLEGTEEELEGGSEPEEWCPPTPERSHAAEPSSSGVCLVPPSQGEAPSPTSSYGQQSTATLTPSPPDPPQPPTDIPHLHQMPRRVPLGPSSPLSVSQPTLSSHEGRPVGLGAGTTVSHHLSPSPVLSTASSAPGRTRQVPGEMTPPLQGPRARIRKPKALPYRREHSPGDLPPPPLPPPEEETSWALGLRAAGSMSSLERERERSGERRTVQAGPPGAQRGPHLDEEAWLPYSRPGFLSRGQATSTCSTAGSNSSRGSSSSRGSRGPGRSRSRSRSQRPGQKRGEEPR; encoded by the exons ATGCTGCGCTACCTGCTCAAAACACTGCTTCAAATGAACTTATTCGCGGACTCGCTGGCGGGGGACGTCTCCAACTCCAGCGACCTGCTCTTCGGCCTCAACTCCTCGGTGGCGGCGCTCAACCACAGCCTGCTGCCCCCCGGCGATCCTTCTTTCAATG CGTCAAGGGTCGAGCCGGAGGACGCGATGCCGCGCATCGTGGAGCAGCCGCCAGATCTGTTGGTCTCCCGAGGCGAGCCGGCCACGCTGCCCTGCCGTGCCGAGGGCCGGCCCCGGCCCAACATCGAATGGTACAAGAATGGGGCTCGAGTGGCCACTGCACGCGAGGATCCGCGCGCGCACCGCCTGCTGCTGCCCAGCGGCGCCCTCTTCTTCCCGCGCATCGTGCACGGGCGCCGCGCGCGCCCCGACGAGGGAGTCTATACTTGTGTGGCGCGCAACTACCTGGGCGCAGCGGCCAGTAGAAATGCCTCGCTGGAAGTGGCAG tcCTCCGTGATGATTTCCGGCAGTCTCCTGGAAACGTGGAGGTGGCAGTGGGGGAGCCAGCGGTAATGGAATGCGTGCCTCCCCGTGGCCACCCAGAGCCTTCCGTGTCCTGGAAGAAGGACAGTGCAAGActcaaggaggaggaggggaggatcACG ATCCGTGGAGGGAAGCTGATGATGTCACATACACTCAAGAGTGACGCAgggctgtatgtgtgtgtggcctCCAACATGGCAGGAGAACGGGAGAGTGGGGCCGCTGAACTTGTGGTACTGG AGCGACCCTCGTTCCTGCGTAGACCAGTGAATCAGGTGGTCCTGGCCGACGCCCCCGTGGATTTCCCATGCGAGGTGCAGGgggaccccccaccccgtctACGCTGGCGCAAGGAGGATGGGGAACTGCCCACAGGCAG GTATGAGATCCGGAGTGACCACAGCCTTTGGATCGGGCGTGTGAGTGCTGACGACGAGGGGACCTACACCTGTGTGGCTGAGAACAGCGTGGGCCGCGCGGAAGCATCTGGCTCCCTCACTGTTCATG tcCCACCCCAGCTGGTGACCCAGCCCCAGGACCAGATGGCAGCTCCTGGTGAGAGCGTGGCTTTCCAGTGTGAGACCAAAGGAAATCCCCCACCTGCCATCTTCTGGCAAAAAGAGGGAAGTCAA GTTCTGCTTTTCCCCAGTCAGCCACTTCAACCCAAGGGGCGCTTCTCAGTGTCTCCCAGTGGCCAGCTCAACATTACCTCTGTGCAGAGCGGGGATGCTGGCTACTATGTGTGTCAGGCTGTTAGTGTGGCCGGCAGCATCCTGGCCAAGGCCCTATTGGAGGTAAAAAGAG CCTCCTCCTTGGATGGGCTGCCTCCCATCATCCTCCAGGGACCAGCCAATCAGACGCTGGCACTTGGCTCCTCTGTGTGGCTGCCATGCAGAGTGACTGGGAATCCTCAACCTAGTGTCCAGTGGAAGAAGGATGGGCAGTGGCTGCAGGGGGATGACCTCCAGCTCAACCTCATGGCCAACGGTACCCTGTACATCGCCAGCGTGCAG GAGACGGACATGGGTTTCTACAGCTGTGTGGCCAAGAGTTTCACCGGGGAGGCCACGTGGAGCAGCTGGCTTAGGAAGCGGG AAGATTGGGGAGTATCGCCAGAGCCCCCTACCGAACCCAGTATCCCTCCGGGGCCTCCCTCTCAGCCAGTGGTCACTGAGATCACCAAGAACAGCATTACCCTGACCTGGGAGCCCAACCCGCAGGCAGGGGCCACAGTCACCTCCTATGTGATAGAGGCCTTCAG CCAAGCAGCTGGCAACACATGGCGGACGGTGGCTGATGGCGTGCAACTGGAGACACACACAGTCGGTGGTCTGCAGCCCAACACCATCTATCTGTTCCTGGTGCGCGCTGTGGGAGCCTGGGGCCTCAGTGAGCCCAGCCCCGTCTCTGAGCCTGTGCGCACCCAGG ACAGCAACCCATCCAGGCCTGTGGAGGACCCTTGGAGAGGACAGCGGGGGCTGGCCGAAGTGGCTGTGCGCATGCAGGAGCCCAGAGTCCTTGGGCCCCGGACCTTGCAGGTGTCCTGGACT GTAGATGGTCCAGTCCAGCTGGTGCAAGGTTTCCGGGTGTCTTGGAGGGTAGCAGGTCCTGATGGGGGAAGTTGGACTGTACTGGACCTACAGTCCCCAACCCAGCAAAGTACTGTGCTGAGAGGACTCCCGCCAGGGACCCAAATTCAGATCAAGGTGCAAGCGCAAggccaggaggggctggggactgAAAGTCCCGTGGTGACCGGGATCATTCCTGAGGAAG CCCCCAGTGGTCCCCCTCAGGGAGTAACGGTGGCCTTGGGGGGTGAAGGCAACAGCAGTGTCACGGTGTCCTGGGAACCTCCACTCCCTTCCCAGCAAAATGGGGTCATCAAGGAATACCAG ATCTGGTGCCTGGGCAATGAGAGCCGCTTCCACCTCAACCGGTCCGCGGCAGGCTGGGCACGTTCCGCGGTGCTCCAGAGACTGCTGCCCGGTCTTCTCTACCGGACCCAGGTCGCGGCGGTCACCGGCGCTGGCGTGGGCGTGGCCAGTGTCCCGGTGTCGGTGCAGCTGC CTAACCCGCCGGAATCGGAGCCTGGGCTGGAGGTGGGCCGGGGGCTGGCGGAGCGGCTGGCGAGGGTGCTGCGGGAGCCTGCCTTCCTCGCGGGCAGCGGCGCCGCCTGCGGGGCGCTGCTGCTCGGGCTCTGCGCCGTCCTTTACCGGCGCCGGAGGCAGCGCAAGGAGCTCAGTCACTACACCG CCTCCTTTGCCTACACACCTGCAGGTAAGCTATCTCTGCTCCAGTGGGGCTCAGACCCCAAGTACGGGCCCTTCTCTCACCCAGTCTCCCCCTCATCTTCCCAGTGTCCTTCCCACACTCAGAGGGCCTCTCTGGAGCCAGTTCCAG aAGCAGGGATCTCCCTGTACCTGGCTCAGACGGCCCGGGGCACTGCCGCCCCTACCGAGGGTCCTGTCTACAGCACCATTGAGCCACCTGGGGAGGAGCTGCAGACCTTCCATGGGGGTTTCCCCCCAAATCCCTCAGGGGATCCAGGCACCTGGAACCAGTATGCTCCTCCTGAATGGATCCAGGGGGACAGCG GAGCCAGGGGAGGCAAAGTAAAGCTTCTGGGAAAACCTGTGCAGATGCCCTCTCTCAGCTGGCCAGAAGCCCTgccaccacctcctccttcctctgaacTGAGCTGCCTAGAGGGGACTGAGGAAGAGCTGGAGGGCGG ctcAGAGCCAGAGGAGTGGTGCCCACCAACGCCTGAGCGGAGCCATGCGGCAGAGCCTAGCTCCAGTGGAGTGTGCTTGGTCCCTCCATCCCAAGgggaagccccctcccccacatcttcCTATGGACAGCAGTCCACAGCCACTCTTACCCCCTCACCTCCtgaccctccccagcctcccactgACATTCCCCATCTCCACCAGATGCCCAG GAGGGTGCCCCTTGGGCCAAGTTCCCCTCTCAGTGTATCCCAGCCCACTCTGAGTAGCCACGAAGGAAGGCCTGTTGGCCTGGGTGCTGGCACCACAGTCTCCCATCACCTCAGCCCCAGCCCTGTCCTCAGTACAGCCAGCAGTGCCCCAG GGAGAACCCGGCAGGTGCCTGGGGAGATGACTCCTCCACTTCAAGGGCCCCGTGCCCGAATCCGGAAACCCAAGGCTCTTCCCTATCGTCGGGAGCACAGTCCTGGCG ACTTGCCCCCACCACCCTTGCCACCACCAGAGGAAGAGACAAGCTGGGCCTTAGGGctgagagcagcaggcagcaTGTCCTCCTTGGAACGGGAGCGGGAGCgcagtggggagaggagaacGGTGCAGGCTGGGCCTCCAGGGGCCCAGCGGGGTCCCCACCTGGATG AAGAAGCCTGGCTCCCCTACAGCCGACCGGGCTTCCTGTCCCGGGGCCAGGCCACCAGCACCTGTTCCACAGCAGGCAGTAACTCTTCCAGAGGCTCGAGCAGCTCTCGAGGCTCCCGGGGCCCTGGCCGGAgtcggagccggagccggagccaaAGGCCGGGACAAAAACGTGGAGAG gaaCCAAGATGA